Proteins encoded together in one Lathyrus oleraceus cultivar Zhongwan6 chromosome 5, CAAS_Psat_ZW6_1.0, whole genome shotgun sequence window:
- the LOC127082050 gene encoding 2-oxoglutarate-dependent dioxygenase 19, which yields MASASTSISSIKAFAESNGASPIPSNYHSFTDIDDVAVADELAASIPVFDFSLLTSDDPQIHAKAVQELAKACAEWGFFMLINHGVPESLMEELMKKSQEFHDLPVEEKMEFCDNGDPFSPIRHGNGKYSSVLHRAILNNKDTRISVVVLNGPAHDKEIGPAPQLLEKEKPLFKSIKYGDYFLVQQKSRFSEGRTLYQIRNTTLQ from the exons ATGGCATCAGCTTCCACCAGTATTTCAAGCATTAAAGCTTTTGCAGAATCAAACGGAGCCTCTCCCATCCCTTCCAATTACCACTCGTTTACAGATATTGATGATGTTGCAGTTGCAGATGAACTTGCAGCTTCCATTCCAGTCTTTGATTTTTCTCTCCTCACTTCAGATGATCCTCAAATCCACGCCAAAGCTGTTCAAGAACTCGCCAAAGCATGCGCTGAATGGGGCTTCTTCATG CTCATAAATCATGGAGTTCCAGAGAGTCTAATGGAAGAGTTGATGAAAAAATCTCAAGAGTTTCATGATTTGCCGGTGGAGGAAAAAATGGAGTTTTGTGATAATGGTGATCCTTTCTCACCCATCAGGCATGGTAATGGGAAGTATTCAAGTGTGTTACATCGTGCAATCTTGAACAACAAGGACACTAGAATTAGTGTTGTGGTGTTGAATGGACCTGCACATGACAAAGAAATTGGACCTGCCCCTCAACTATTGGAGAAAGAAAAGCCATTGTTTAAGAGTATTAAGTATGGTGATTATTTCCTAGTTCAACAGAAGTCGCGGTTTTCAGAGGGAAGGACCTTGTACCAGATTCGAAATACTACTTTACAATGA